The Synechococcus sp. RS9916 DNA segment GTTTTGATGGTCAAGACCGTTTTGAACGCCGGGATCGCTCCGAGGAGCGTGGAGAGCGCTTCGGTGGTGATCGCTTCGAACGGTCGGGATCCCGGTTCGGTGGGCGCTCCGATCGCGGCGGTTCATCCCGTCCCGAACGTTCCCGTCCAGGCCGTCATGACTTTCGGGGCGGCTCGCGCCGTGGTGGCTGGAACCGGGACGAGGCCCGTCAGGCTTTTGCACCGGATCATCGCCAGGGAGAGGAGTTAGCCCATACCCCTGATGCCCAGGCCGATGACATGCTCTGGGGCCGCCATGCCACCCAAGCGGCCCTCGAGGCCGGGCGCCCGATTCACCGCATCTGGTGCACGTCTGAACTGCGCAGCTCGCCCAAATTCCTCCAGTTGCTGAGAGAAGCCAAGTCGTCAGGGGTGTTGGTTGAAGAGGTGACCTGGGCCCGTCTGGGTCAGCTCACCGGCGGGGCTGTCCATCAGGGCATTGCTCTGCAGACCGCTTCGGCCGACACCCTCGATCTGCCGACCTTGGTCGAAGGTTGCGCCGCTCTGGGTGAACCGCCTCTGCTGCTGGCGCTGGATGGCCTCACCGACCCCCACAACCTCGGCGCCATTGTGCGTTCCGCTGAGGCTCTTGGGGCCCATGGTGTGGTGCTTCCCCAGCGACGCAGCGCTGGCCTGACCGGCTCGGTGGCCAAGGTGGCAGCGGGTGCCCTTGAGCACCTTCCCGTGGCTCGGGTGGTCAACCTCAACCGTTCGTTGGAGACCCTCAAGGATGCGGGTTACCGGGTGGTGGGCCTCGCCGGTGAGGGTGATGTGACCCTGGCGGAGGCTGATCTGGAGGGGCCGTTGGCGATCGTCACTGGATCCGAGGGGCAAGGCCTGTCGCTGCTGACGCGCCGTCACTGCGATCAGTTGATTCGCATACCTCTGCGTGGGGTGACCCCCAGCCTCAACGC contains these protein-coding regions:
- the rlmB gene encoding 23S rRNA (guanosine(2251)-2'-O)-methyltransferase RlmB, whose product is MSFRSDRRSSGDGRPYGGGNSSGEGRSYGGGRPGGGRSGGGRSADGRFGGGRPGSPRSGGGGRPFRGGRPDQDRRFDRDGAPGGKSRFSRDDRAERGSEQGGRGRFDRFDRKSSAGRGGRFEGKGRFEAKGRYESKGRFDGQDRFERRDRSEERGERFGGDRFERSGSRFGGRSDRGGSSRPERSRPGRHDFRGGSRRGGWNRDEARQAFAPDHRQGEELAHTPDAQADDMLWGRHATQAALEAGRPIHRIWCTSELRSSPKFLQLLREAKSSGVLVEEVTWARLGQLTGGAVHQGIALQTASADTLDLPTLVEGCAALGEPPLLLALDGLTDPHNLGAIVRSAEALGAHGVVLPQRRSAGLTGSVAKVAAGALEHLPVARVVNLNRSLETLKDAGYRVVGLAGEGDVTLAEADLEGPLAIVTGSEGQGLSLLTRRHCDQLIRIPLRGVTPSLNASVATAMCLYEVARRGWMKDLKGQAPSPPIVRPRCPSQVSEPSVVPTESADAAPQVDDASMDQPVAEEVALVLDRQESKEPAMAPPHFQDSVDL